The DNA window ATTTTAGGAATTTTTGGCATCGGTCGAGATATAACTCATTTAAAGGGCGTTGAAGAGAGAATAGTTAAGAGTGAACAAAAGTATAGAAGACTGTTTGAAACCATGATTCAAGGAGTTGTTTATCAGGATTCTTCTGGTAAAATTACTTCAATGAACCCAGCTGCTGAAAAAATATTGGGGTACAGTTTAGCTGAAATTCAAGGACAAAAACCACAGGATATTGTACAAGAATCTGTACATGAAGATGGATCAGAATTTTTAGCCGAAGAGTTTCCATCATATTTAGCTTTAAATACTGGTAAAGAAATTGAAGATGTTATTATGGGACTTAAAATTCCCAGTGGTTACAGATGGTTGAGTGTACATGCAGTACCTCTCATAGGAGATGATGATAAGCCTTTCCAAGTTTATACCACGTTTAATGATGTAACTGATAAAATTGTAGCTCAAAACGAACTAAAAAAGAGTGAAAAAAGGTATAGATCTCTTTTTAATAAGATGACTGAGGGATTTGCATTGCATGAAATTGTTTGCGATTCTAATGGTGAGCCTGTAGACTACATATTTTTAGACATCAACCCTGCATTTGAAGAGTTGACAGGACTTAAAAGGGAAGATATTATTGGAAGGAGAGAATCAGAAGTTATTCCTGAGGACACTGTTAACTGGGTTAAAATTTATGGTGAAGTGGCGTTAGAAGATGTTTCAATTCATTTTAATGAATATTCCAGTGCATTAAACAGACATTATGATGTTCTTGCATTTTCGCCTGGAAAGAATCAATTTGCAGTTATATTTAATGACATATCACAAAGGGTGAGGATAGAAAATGAGTTAAAAGAAACACTTAGACAATTAAAACTCACAAATTCAGAACTTAAGCAGTTCGCCTACATAGCATCCCATGATCTTAAAGAACCTCTGAGGGTGATTACCAGTTTTTTACAGTTGCTCCAAAGGAGATATAAAGATCAATTGGATGAAGATGCAGATGAATTCATTAATTTTGCTGTGGATGGAGCAATACATTTGCATGAACTGATAGATGACTTGCTTGAATACTCAAAGATCAACACACGATCAGATGAATTTACCTGTGTTGATTTTGAAGATGTTTTGAAAATTGTCGAAACTAATTTAGATATTTTAATAAAGGAAAACAACGTATTTATAACCAGTGGAAAACTTCCTAAAATCAGAGCAGACAAAACCCAAATGATTCAGTTGTTTCAAAACCTTATCAACAATTCTATCAAGTACAGAAGTGTAAAAAGTCCGGAAATTCACATTTCAGCCACAAATAATGGTGATAAATGGATTTTTTCTGTGGAAGATAATGGTATTGGAATACCTTCTAAGTACAGTAAGCAAATTTTTAAAATTTTTAAGAGGTTACATGATTCTTATGAATACAATGGAACCGGAATTGGTTTGGCAATCTCAAAAAGAATCGTAGAAAAGCACGGTGGAACTATTTGGG is part of the Methanobacterium lacus genome and encodes:
- a CDS encoding PAS domain S-box protein, whose product is MKQNLSSDFQERANKNNGVGEKQQISMPYNIELLSILKDAVIITDENFKISYWNPAAEEIYGWKSSEVLGKTAKTVLRTKFIGNEQPNTSKMLSEKGSYENEFLQFTKKNFPLYISSKIVTITDGNGVVNGHISINRDMTATKNTEKKLKRSYNILNSIVENTNDAIYLKNLSGNYIMVNTATSEIMGKPISEIIGKNDWDLYHGEDAEVITTEDKEIIENIETLTYEESLYSEREGEIRDYITTKGPYMGFDDSILGIFGIGRDITHLKGVEERIVKSEQKYRRLFETMIQGVVYQDSSGKITSMNPAAEKILGYSLAEIQGQKPQDIVQESVHEDGSEFLAEEFPSYLALNTGKEIEDVIMGLKIPSGYRWLSVHAVPLIGDDDKPFQVYTTFNDVTDKIVAQNELKKSEKRYRSLFNKMTEGFALHEIVCDSNGEPVDYIFLDINPAFEELTGLKREDIIGRRESEVIPEDTVNWVKIYGEVALEDVSIHFNEYSSALNRHYDVLAFSPGKNQFAVIFNDISQRVRIENELKETLRQLKLTNSELKQFAYIASHDLKEPLRVITSFLQLLQRRYKDQLDEDADEFINFAVDGAIHLHELIDDLLEYSKINTRSDEFTCVDFEDVLKIVETNLDILIKENNVFITSGKLPKIRADKTQMIQLFQNLINNSIKYRSVKSPEIHISATNNGDKWIFSVEDNGIGIPSKYSKQIFKIFKRLHDSYEYNGTGIGLAISKRIVEKHGGTIWVDTERINGTKFNFTIRSG